One genomic segment of Vespa crabro chromosome 3, iyVesCrab1.2, whole genome shotgun sequence includes these proteins:
- the LOC124422643 gene encoding TBC domain-containing protein kinase-like protein has protein sequence MCPAFLENEERCLGGMTFFAQCHPVEVCGSNGLPLTPNSITIYGKSQFLKTICHPNLSEYLDIIRSKHERIMVVSEYNGEPLNSKENLHVNDIVKIAFQCLLGLRQMNDLGLVHRHLSPDNILINKTGNVQLYNYGLYYMTDGGKNVSFPIGYPKYTAPEVFLSNGLSGMKVDSWSLGMIIAEQLLKRQIWSGVKLSQCLRKVLSLIHCETSIFERLAREHNCFDIYEGLSSEIKEFVDSCLQVHSSKRKTPEELLQLPLFIDLLMQNDQEKKESQYKNVIVRKMNELYYLWQLAGGDITVELKKQGLIRSRPPILSIPNLVILLGQIFGRRDTAGLLDLRVVKVPLDTLHQRLSHIPYTANYPWLTPEMRVHAQEDLTSAASQLPLIIRERDTEYQFYRLVLYDRLLQIFPLTREAIIKEAHKDIPPPVRGAVWAALLDITGDVQQRYDMIDKETPTHTDRQIEVDIPRCHQYSELLSSGAGHERLQRLLKAWVRNNPHYVYWQGLDSLTAPFLYLNFNNEARAFECLSAFIPKYLHKFFLKDNSAVIQEYLGKFSQIIAFHDPQLANHLKSINFVPELFAIPWFLTMFSHVFPLHKILHLWDKLLLGDSSFPLLVGLAILKQLRDSLLTSGFNECILLFSDLPEIDIELCVKDSMTMYQNTPPSITYRKHQFNRLKEMNWTDPEPGTEKMPRISVDDFLNLLNNTPDKVIAVDIRNNIQFERGAVIGSINIPFTSVQLSQTNIDTLGPHAKPLVDNKNCIVVIIGPHDQNNALFADFLVKCGVTGICSLQGGIHILRTKSPNIIVPIR, from the exons ATGTGTCCTGCTTTTTTGGAAAATGAAGAGCGTTGTTTGGGTGGGATGACATTTTTTGCTCAATGTCATCCAGTCGAAGTATGCGGCAGTAATGGCCTTCCATTAACACCCAACTCTATAACTATTTATGGAAAGTCTCAATTTTTAAAGACTATATGTCATCCAAATTTATCAGAATATCTTGATATCATTAGAAGTAAACATG AAAGAATAATGGTAGTTTCTGAATATAATGGGGAACCTTTAAATAGTAAAGAGAATCTACATGTGAATGATATTGTAAAGATTGCATTCCAGTGTCTATTAGGTTTAAGACAAATGAATGATTTAGGTTTAGTTCATAGACACTTGAGTCCAGATAATATCCTGATAAATAAAACTGGAAATGTACAACTATACAATTatggattatattatatgacaGATGGAGGAAAGAATGTATCTTTTCCAATTGG GTATCCAAAATATACAGCACCAGAAGTATTTTTAAGTAATGGACTCAGTGGTATGAAGGTTGATTCTTGGTCTCTTGGAATGATAATTGCAGAACAATTATTGAAAAGGCAAATATGGTCTGGAGTGAAATTATCACAATGCCTACGAAAAGTTCTCAGTCTTATACACTGTGAAACTTCTATATTTGAACGTCTTGCAAGAGAACATAATTGTTTTGATATTTATGAG GGATTGTCctcagaaataaaagaatttgttGATTCTTGTTTGCAAGTGCATTCGTCAAAACGTAAAACACCAGAGGAGCTACTACAATTGCCATTATTTATAGATCTTTTAATGCAGAATgatcaagaaaagaaagaaagccaATATAAAAATGTGATTGTTAGGAAAATGAACGAATTGTATTATCTCTGGCAATTAGCAGGAGGAGATATTAcagtagaattaaaaaaacaaggcCTCATTAGATCAAGACCACCTATTTTATCTATACCTAA tttagtaatattattaggaCAAATATTTGGAAGAAGAGATACAGCTGGCTTACTTGATCTTAGAGTTGTTAAAGTTCCTTTAGATACTTTACATCAACGCTTGTCTCATATTCCATATACTGCTAATTATCCATGGTTAACTCCTGA aaTGCGTGTCCATGCGCAGGAAGATTTAACAAGCGCTGCATCACAGTTACCATtgataataagagaaagagatacagaatatcaattttatagatTGGTTTTATATGACAGACTCTTGCag ATTTTTCCACTTACACGAGAGGCAATTATTAAAGAGGCACATAAAGATATTCCACCACCAGTTCGTGGAGCTGTTTGGGCAGCTTTACTTGATATTACCGGTGATGTTCAGCAACGGTATGACATGATTGATAAAGAAACACCTACACATACAGATAGACAg atAGAAGTAGATATACCAAGATGTCATCAGTATAgcgaattattatcatctggTGCAGGACATGAAAGATTGCAGAGATTATTAAAAGCATGGGTTAGAAATAATCCACATTATGTATATTGGCAAGGGCTAGATTCATTAACAGCaccatttctttatttaaacttTAATAATGAAG caAGAGCATTTGAATGCTTATCTGCATTTATACCAAAATATCTCCACAAGTTCTTTTTAAAAGACAACTCTGCAGTAATACAAGAATATTTAGGAAAATTTTCTCAAattattgcatttcatgatcCACAATTGGCAAATCATTTGAaatctattaattttgttcCCGAATTGTTTGCTATACCATGGTTTCTTACTATGTTTTCAC ATGTATTCCCATTACACAAAATATTGCATTTGTGGGATAAACTTTTACTGGGAGATTCATCATTTCCACTTTTAGTCGGATTAGcaatattaaaacaattacGTGATTCTTTGCTTACTTCAGGATTTAACGAAtgcattcttttattctctgaTCTTCCTGAAATTGACATAGAATTATGTGTAAAAGATTCCATGACTATGTATCAAAATACACCACCTAGTATAACATACAGAAAGCATCAATTTAATAGATTAAAa GAAATGAATTGGACAGATCCTGAGCCTGGAACTGAAAAAATGCCAAGAATAAGTGTAgatgattttttaaatctattaaataatactccTGATAAAGTAATAGCTGTAGATATACGAAATAACATACA ATTTGAAAGAGGAGCTGTAATAGGAAGTATTAATATTCCTTTTACAAGTGTGCAACTTTCTCAAACGAATATTGATACTCTTGGACCTCATGCTAAACCTCttgtagataataaaaattgtatagttgttattataggaCCCCATGATCAAAATAATGCGctg TTTGCGGACTTTCTTGTAAAATGTGGTGTTACGGGAATATGTTCTTTACAAGGTGGAATTCATATCTTACGAACAAAATCTCCAAATATCATAGTACCTATACGTTAA
- the LOC124422642 gene encoding protein broad-minded-like codes for MDKRITSPNINKWIKKCIKKEFDKVINDNLEENQDSSEIADRIIHSKEMQVLINSMKMAIIEHNSDSKSDDIASTESHSQSSASFVSDLTVEEWNSPKNVEDQYNYIIDRISSDKPVHVRLAGYEILLKSDLTNVTAISQWDILQNTLKDGLMGENRAIFEASLQVYARLLSCPKAYNAYTNVLSAFNAQYHAQKVHEMLPSLISGINFKFFLHEKIIRIMYLIIHYQEELLKSIRNIDKSAEEIIEQFIIFLSTHMFGNSMQVKTLSTLNIIAALDPQADWSKRWTHSFATRKTFIFILSKSPSLLQYAIQCIGKGLKKSSIYTSISICDEPIEACISGETIEIITYLHCLCFISQLCSYEAGRKLLSEISLDVPFSITEFLITLINTLNELSSSEVASGIYNIMCQALQNVINRTIISYDTDFYDAALYSLNNSSENDLRIWPHILYVIMHMLDTVDGSELLINSQESKPNCTAMTIIQHISNVLKQPFSIMNTEYICNLSKVIMKLFNIFNVYEIVQDVMQNQFYPAVSHFYSKLDKYFIENENKAQYLDNIIKKMMLKIVSIPFGLQDLTRESLVFQELIRGSIAPLRNSWTSTEIVSFVSSAGYFKLGREVLDDLAPHVLSTLLIETCKTLEDPHCFYDPWENSIVNKFLHIIALFSLNFKCFTAFITSANEFGNDDENEIPYNLTELMQCSIKFDSVYHYLGLLSLNTTIWNLDLYIYLIEKLNFQNELLNLQNYCIFDIQTDDEINEKYIIDESSLLRHKILSNSYYIKHKYPNKLSLNEYEDKNNTFEYEDTNNTFESEEYQLFSTLPPPNIATEMALFYEIQSDSELEDMLCESKPGLLDTSWILQVRNAYINSTCSLKNAVLTTLLDQMWQAIPTAEWAEHFEWPENFVYNADFFFSEELHGIDLVLQYAELNGLFKNTETKRETFKQFLQASSIFIKHQKPNKFEGFDWFLSTVFFICEGDMDKCKIFIKKLICFPCILFIWPIFGKTIDKSNNEECSTQFIFAQYLESIIQSEMPNIVYALKNSCGIDWWMLCTTIMTQCFLGILSWQEIKHFFAISILYSPDYILYYCVSLIYHCRTTFIQDITNGKMWPEYMVLQDYRCHDYIIFMDKLAKRYGNKILPIMTARKIYSSDETDTVK; via the exons ATGGATAAACGAATAACGTCGccaaatattaacaaatggataaagaagtgtataaaaaaggaatttgacaaagtaattaatgataatttagaAGAGAATCAAGATTCTTCAGAAATTGCAGATAGAATTATACATTCTAAAGAAATGcaagttttaataaattctatgAAAATGGCAATTATTGAACACAATTCAGATTCAAAATCTGATGACATTGCATCAACGGAATCTCATTCTCAGTCATCCGCCTCTTTTGTGAGTGATTTAACTGTAGAAGAATGGAATTCTCCTAAAAACGTTGAAGAtcaatacaattatattatagatagaaTAAGTTCTGATAAACCTGTACATGTAAGATTAGCAGGCTatgagatattattaaaaagtgaCTTGACAAATGTAACAGCTATCTCGCAATGGGATATCCTTCAAAATACTTTAAAAGATGGTCTTATGGGTGAAAATCGTGCTATATTTGAAGCTAGTTTGCAAGTTTATGCTAGGTTATTAAGTTGTCCAAAGGCATATAATGCGTATACTAATGTATTGAGTGCTTTTAATGCTCAGTATCATGCACAAAAAGTACACGAAATGTTACCTTCGTTAATATCcggaattaatttcaaattttttttacatgagaAAATAATTCGCATTATGTACTTGATAATACATTATCAAGAAGAATTGTTAAAGAGCATAAGAAATATTGACAAAAGTgcagaagaaataatagaacaattcataatatttctaagtacTCATATGTTTGGTAATTCGATGCAAGTTAAAACATTGtctacattaaatattattgctGCATTGGATCCACAGGCTGACTGGAGTAAAAGGTGGACTCACAGTTTTGCTACtagaaaaacatttatttttatattatctaaatCACCAAGTTTACTTCAATATGCTATACAATGCATTGGCAAAGGCTTGAAAAAATCATCTATATACAcatctatttctatttgtgATGAACCCATAGAAGCATGTATTTCTGGAgagacaatagaaataattacttATCTTCATTGTTTATGCTTTATATCACAATTATGTAGTTATGAAGCAGGTCGCAAGTTACTTTCAGAGATTTCATTAGACGTTCCATTTTCTATAactgaatttttaattacattaataaatacattgaaTGAATTATCATCTTCTGAGGTAGCAAGtggtatttataatattatgtgtCAGGCATtgcaaaatgtaataaatagaaCTATAATTTCGTATGATACTGATTTTTATGATGCcgcattatattctttaaataattcttctgAAAATGATTTAAGAATTTGGCCTCATATACTATATGTAATAATGCATATGTTGGATACTGTGGATGGTTCAGAATTACTAATAAATTCTCAAGAATCAAAACCGAATTGTACAGCAATGACTATTATACAACACATATCTAATGTTTTGAAACAGCCCTTCTCTATTATGAACactgaatatatatgtaatttatctaaagttataatgaaattatttaatatatttaatgtttatgAAATTGTACAAGATGTGAtgcaaaatcaattttatcctGCTGTGTCACACTTTTACAGTAAactagataaatattttattgaaaatgaaaataaagctCAATATTTAGACAA tataattaaaaaaatgatgcTTAAAATTGTATCAATACCATTTGGCTTACAAGATTTAACACGCGAATCTTTAGTATTTCAAGAATTAATACGTGGATCTATTGCACCATTAAGAAATTCATGGACATCCACTGAAATTGTGAGCTTTGTATCATCTGCTGGATACTTTAAGTTAGGACGTGAAGTTCTCGATGATTTAGCACCACATGTTTTATctacattattaatagaaacGTGTAAAACATTGGAAGATccacattgtttttatgatcCATGGGAGAATTCAATTGTGAACAAATTTTTACACATTATTGCTCTATTTTCTCTcaattttaaat GTTTTACTGCATTTATAACAAGTGCTAATGAATTTGGAAATgacgatgaaaatgaaattccaTACAATTTGACTGAATTAATGCAATGTTCAATCAAATTTGATTCtgtatatcattatttaggacttttatcattaaatacaACTATTTGGAATCTAGACCTTTATATCtatttgatagaaaaattaaattttcag aatgaaTTATTGAATTTACAAAACTATTGTATATTTGATATTCAAACCGACgacgaaataaatgaaaaatacataatagATGAATCTAGTTTACTCCgacataaaattttatctaattcatattatatcaAGCATAAATATCCTAacaaattatcattaaatgaatatgaagataaaaataatacatttgaaTATGAAGATACAAATAATACATTTGAATCAGAAGAATATCAATTGTTCTCAACATTACCACCACCTAACATTGCCACAGAAATGGCACTTTTCTATGAAATACAATCTGATTCTGAATTAGAAGATATGTTATGTGAAAGTAAGCCTGGATTATTAGATACCAGTTGGATACTACAAGTCAggaatgcatatataaattctaCATGTTcattaaaa aatgCAGTTTTGACTACTTTACTAGATCAAATGTGGCAGGCTATTCCAACTGCAGAATGGGCAGAACATTTTGAATGGCCagaaaattttgtatataatgcagactttttcttttcagaagAATTACATGGAATTGACTTAGTTTTACAATATGCTGAATTAAATggactttttaaaaatacagaaacaaaaagagaaacatttaAACAGTTTTTGCAAGCTTCAAgcatatttataaaacatcAAAAGCCTAATAAATTTGAAGGTTTTGATTGGTTTTTATCAACTGTGTTTTTTATTTGTGAAGGAGATATGGACAA atgcaaaatatttattaaaaaattgatttgttttccgtgtattttgtttatatgGCCTATTTTTGGTAAAACTATTGACAAAAGCAATAATGAAGAATGTTCAACTCAATTTATATTTGCACAATACTTAGAAAGTATAATTCAGAGTGAAATGCCGAACATAGTATATGCATTAAAG AACAGTTGTGGTATTGATTGGTGGATGTTATGTACAACAATAATGACTCAATGTTTTTTGGGCATATTGTCGTGGCaggaaataaaacatttttttgctatttctattctatattcacctgattatatattatattattgtgtaTCTTTAATATATCACTGCAGAACAACATTTATACAAGATATTACAAATGGAAAAATGTGGCCAGAATATATg GTACTACAGGATTATCGGTGTCATGATTACATCATATTCATGGATAAATTAGCTAAGAGatatggaaataaaatattacctaTAATGACTGCAAGGAAAATATATTCCAGTGATGAAACTGATActgtaaaataa